The following nucleotide sequence is from Echeneis naucrates chromosome 5, fEcheNa1.1, whole genome shotgun sequence.
TGCAGAGCTCCCAGTTAGGTGGCAGTGCAATGTTGGACGAGAAGAGAGAGGTCGGGACTACACTGATACCACTGTCCTGGCAGCACAGATTTGCATGGCAGCAGGAAACATCTCTGTGGGGTGTGACTAGAgcctgtttgtatttgtatgttgtGGTTTACAGCAGAACAGTTGATTACAGGGAGGATGCTGCCACACCAGGAAGGCAACAGGTTTATCGGCACACAAGCTGCAAATCTGTGTCCACGGCAGGTGGACTACCTGCCTGCTCCCCATCTCACTGATGTCCAcatcaaaacacattaaaagcTTCACCTCGCCTCTAAAATACACATGAATCTTGCGTCAGTAACATTTAAAACGCCACCTGCAATCATCACGTTTCACAGTGGTCGGAAATTatcagtagtttttttttcccctgcctaCTTCTGCGTAAAGGAGAAGACCACGACATGGGAGCTTTTTCTTAACCGTTTAAGGAGAGAGATCTCTGTCCTCCGCTGAACcagaaacagaaggagaaggagaagcagaagaagagggcagcgaaaggaagaggagaaggtgaaGTGAACAAGTTGAGCGGCCAACTTTACCTCGGCTGTGGTGAAGCTCGGATGTTCAGCTCTGTGAGGAGCAGCTAAGGCAACATGActgtgtctcctctcctctcctctcctccccctctctgtggGTGACGTCCAGCCGCCAGCGACACTAATAATCCAgtatttttgggggggtggggaggtctgcttttatttctctgaCAGCTCCGCCACCTTTCCGCGCCTGCCGGAGCTCCGCGGCTGACTGCGCTCAGTGAGGCAGCTCTGCTGAGCTGCGTTGGCTCGCTGCcacttcttcttcgtcttcttcgtcttcttcgtcttcttcgTCTCCTTcgtctccttcttcttcttcgctcGCAGTGTTGATAGCTGGGAAATGATGTCTATTCTGGCCCCATCTCGTACCACCATGGAAACATGAGCTGGTATCACTCCCACACTGCAGCGCCTTGATTTatttagtgtaaaaaaaaaaataaactatcaAAGCTTAGCGCATTGTTTAAAGCTTAGCTAGAATAAAAGTTTCAGATTGCTGATGTTCTGTGTCAAACAGCTATATTTGCGAACTAATGATTATTTCCAAAAATGCGCGTGGATTAAGAGAACTATACAACTCATTTATTGTGGGGAGGAAAGAGTTACACTTGTGATCTGGTGATCAGCTGACTGACCACGTGACTTTAAGGAAGAAAACGCATCCGCGACTGCAGCTGGCTTGTGTTTTGAAAAgatgctgctctgttttgcCTTGTTGATCATCTTTACCTGCGTGAACAGAGTCCCGTGTCTCCAGAGCTCATGCGGGGCCGAGCGGGAGGGCGTCGCCCCGCAGGGAGCAGCGACCTGCGGCTGTGGACAGCTGAAGAGAGCCGCCGTGGACCCGCAGCAGGACGGAGCGGCTGTCAGATACTCCAGAGGCGCCAGAGAGAGGCCGCCTGAGGctcagggagcagagagggacaTGCAGAGCAAGGTAAAGTATGAATACCAAGAAACACCCTGTTTGTCCCGATTGGCAGGAGACAAGGCAGCTCATGGACCCTTCATCCGGATGTTTATGTTTTGCACGCAAATGGAGCTCATTAGTAAGCTGCTTCATTAACAACAACACTGACCCAAAGTCCAATCACATGCCGCCGTATGAGTTTGGTGCATAATGATGGAGACCTTAATGTCCCTGTGGCTGATTTAAGCAGTATTTCATACATTTACCATTCTGTTGATATAATAACCTAGCTGTTTTGTGTGCCTTATAATATTGCAAAGCATAACTATGATAGCTAGTCTGATAGCTTTCAAACATTCTTTATACTCAGAGATTAACTTCCCAGCATTTTTGGATAGTTTTCTGCTCTTGGTTACAGATGGTGCTGATTGCTGGAGGAGGATTCCTGATGGGGACAAACAACCCTGGCATCCCTGCAGATGGAGAAGGTCCTCAGAGACTGGTGCATGTGGACTCCTTCTACATGGACATACAGGAAGTCACTAACAGACAGTTCCAAAGCTTTGTCAATGCATCAGGATATGTTACTGAGGTACGAAATATTTACTGTGCATTAAAGGTTAAACCATAAAATGGAATTATTACCTTTTGAATTTGTCAAAAACCAATATTTAAAAAAGCTAATATTTTGCTGTGGTTATTGCattgtttaaatattaatgGGAATCGTCTttgttaataatatttttatcatTGTGTTTTTAGGCAGAGAAATTTGGAGACTCATTTGTATTTGAGGGAAGTTTGAGTGAGACAGTCAAAAACCAAATCACACAAGCAGTAAGTATGATTATTTACCAGTTGACTCAACAGGCTCACAACTCACtgcaacagattttttttattttattttttttagatttttatatcACTGGAGTTCACtacagtcattcattcattcttcgACCACTtgtccgtttctgggtcatggggagtgctggagccaatccaagctcacattgggtgaaggcggggtacagcctggacaggtctccagtccattgcaggaccaaaacacagagacagacagagaccaacaaccactcacacaatttagactcaccagttaacctaaacatgcatgtgtttggactgtggcaggaaaggggagaacatggaagCTCCACACCGAAAGACATTGTAGACTTATGGATAGGTTTGCACAGTCTTATCTGAAAAGTAGCCACTGGTCTCACATATTTATAGCATTAGATAGTCATGAAGGCATACACTGctgtaatttaaacattttcacattgtcCACAGATTGACTATGTGACGCTGGAGCACAGCGGGCATCCCATACGAAAACCAGACAGCAGGGAATTTACTGTTACATCTCAGCTGTTAATGCAGGCTGATCATGTAGCCTAGAAGATGCTGTCCATTCTGTCCAGAAGGCTGCTAATTAGTACAGAAATACCAAGAGAAACCATTAGTAACACAATCAGTCCACTATGGACAATTTTGAATGGACGAGGATAGTTGAGAGGTAAACCAAACATCTTATCTGTGAGTGATGTTTGCTTAATCACTTTGTTATTAGGTTGCTGCCGCCCCCTGGTGGCTTCCAGTCAAAGGGGCCAACTGGAAACACCCCGAGGGTCCAGACTCTGTCATCACAAACAGGTGGAAACAGAAACTTACtatttcaaaagttgttttCAGTCGTCCATCATTTCCATGTCAATGTTGCATCTCATAGCTAAAGAAACCATTTACTTTCAgctattttatttcattttgttgcgtCTTTTGACAAATGCAAGCAATGAGAAGTGGAACAGGAGCTCAGTAATCTGTAGAGTTAAGtaattaatttttgtttgttgtagaCAGGACCATCCTGTTTTACATGTGTCTTGGATGGATGCTGTTGCTTACTGCTCTTGGGCCAACAAGAGACTTCCTACAGAGGCAGAATGGGAATATGCCTGCAGGGGTGGCCTGAAAGACAGGTATGTTTACTTACTGTGTGAGTGACTGTCAATTCTTACAATGCTTGTGGTCTTCAACAAAGGACCCTGTGTCAATTTCTGGGTGTGCTATTCCTGTAGACTTTACCCCTGGGGAAACAAGTTGAACCCAAATGGACAGCATTATGCCAACCTGTGGCAGGGGGAATTCCCCAACTATAACTCTGGAGAGGATGGATACGTAAAAACCTCGCCAGTAAGTCAAAATAAGAAATGCCACAGTATGGGTGTGTTGAAGATGAATCATAGGAAGGACAAAGAGTGATCATACTCATGAGCCATTGTCACAAAAGTGGATTTTTAATGAAGCTGCTGCCCATGGAACCTACAAGGAAATAAAAGATGCTGGAGATAAGACCTTATTTCAGGAGTCAATAAAGGCACACCGGGAGCTCACAGCTTCAAGAGATCAAATGAATCACTATTAGATAAGAATAATGCAGTCTCAATCTCTATGGAGGGAACCTTCTAAAATTGATGCACCAATTTTAGAAGGTTTGAATCATGATTGTATGCATACAGATTTTTTATTAGATTGTTTTGCTGAAGGGTAACTTATCTTATCTGTGCGTTTTTGATCCTAGAAGGTGGAAATACAGGTCTATTTACGCCTCACTAATTAgaataacacaaaaagaaattgaagaagcattttaaaaatCTCCTATTTAGGCACTGCAGAAAGGAAAGTAATTTCACTGGAATGTAAGGCAACAGAAACAATAGAGAAACACAGACGAGATGGTCTGTAAATCCAGCTCATCCACTAAATTAGCTGCATTTTTGAGCAAGTTCTTGGAAAC
It contains:
- the sumf1 gene encoding formylglycine-generating enzyme; this translates as MLLCFALLIIFTCVNRVPCLQSSCGAEREGVAPQGAATCGCGQLKRAAVDPQQDGAAVRYSRGARERPPEAQGAERDMQSKMVLIAGGGFLMGTNNPGIPADGEGPQRLVHVDSFYMDIQEVTNRQFQSFVNASGYVTEAEKFGDSFVFEGSLSETVKNQITQAVAAAPWWLPVKGANWKHPEGPDSVITNRQDHPVLHVSWMDAVAYCSWANKRLPTEAEWEYACRGGLKDRLYPWGNKLNPNGQHYANLWQGEFPNYNSGEDGYVKTSPVMSFPANGFGLYDMVGNVWEWTSDWWAVHHNTDQQRNPKGPPSGADKVKKGGSYMCHKSYCYRYRCAARSQNTPDSSASNLGFRCVSQEPQ